One segment of Desmodus rotundus isolate HL8 chromosome 6, HLdesRot8A.1, whole genome shotgun sequence DNA contains the following:
- the SLC4A2 gene encoding anion exchange protein 2 isoform X4: MTSAPRRPSSGADSFRTPEPESLGPVAPGFPEQEEDELHRTLGVERFEEILQEAGSRGGEEPSRSYGEEDFEYHRQSSHHIHHPLSTHLPPDTRRRKTPQGPGRKPRRRPGATPTGETPTIEEGEEDEDEAGEAEGARALTQPSPASTPSSVQFFLQEDEVTDRKAERTSPSPPPPLPHQEAAPRATKAAPTGTTVEQAAAVACGAAGGDDGGASGRPLNKAQPGHRSYNLQERRRIGSMTGAEQALLPRVPTDESEAQTLATADLDLMKSHRFEDVPGVRRHLVRKNAKSGQSGREGREPGPTPRARPRVPHKPHEVFVELNELLLDKNQEPQWRETARWIKFEEDVEEETERWGKPHVASLSFRSLLELRRTLAHGAVLLDLDQQTLPGVAHQVVEQMVISDQIKAEDRANVLRALLLKHSHPSDEKEFSFPRNISAGSLGSLLGHHHGQGAESDPHVTEPLIGGVPETRLDVERERELPPPAPPAGITRSKSKHELKLLEKIPENAEATVVLVGCVEFLSRPTMAFVRLREAVELDAVLEVPVPVRFLFLLLGPSSANMDYHEIGRSISTLMSDKQFHEAAYLADEREDLLTAINAFLDCSVVLPPSEVQGEELLRSVAHFQRQMLKKREEQGRLLPLGSGLEPKSAQDKALLQMVEATDTVEDDPLRRTGRPFGGLIRDVRRRYPHYLSDFRDALNPQCLAAVIFIYFAALSPAITFGGLLGEKTENLIGVSELIVSTALQGVLFCLLGAQPLLVIGFSGPLLVFEEAFFSFCHYNGLEYLVGRVWIGFWLVLLALLMVALEGSFLVRFVSRFTQEIFAFLISLIFIYETFYKLVKIFQEHPLHGCSVANSSEPVREEADGGENTTWAGARATLGPGNVSLAGPSGQGRPRGQPNTALLSLVLMAGTFFIAFFLRKFKNSRFFPGRVRRVIGDFGVPIAILVMVLVDYSIEDTYTQKLNVPSGFSVTAPDKRGWVINPLGEKSSFPVWMMVASLLPALLVFILIFMETQITTLIISKKERMLQKGSGFHLDLLLIVAMGGICALFGLPWLAAATVRSVTHANALTVMSKAVAPGDKPKIQEVKEQRVTGLLVALLVGLSIVIGDLLRQIPLAVLFGIFLYMGVTSLNGIQFYERLHLLLMPPKHHPDVTYVKKVRTLRMHLFTALQLLCLALLWAVMSTAASLAFPFILILTVPLRMVVLTRIFTEREMKCLDANEAEPVFDEREGVDEYNEMPMPV, encoded by the exons CCAGAGCCAGAGAGCTTGGGCCCAGTGGCCCCTGGCTTCCCTGAGCAGGAGGAAGACGAACTTCACCGGACCCTCGGTGTGGAGCGGTTCGAGGAGATCCTTCAGGAGGCAGGGTCTCGAGGAGGGGAAGAGCCCAGCCGAAGCTATGGGGAGGAAGACTTTGAAT ACCACCGCCAGTCCTCCCACCACATCCATCACCCGCtctccacccacctgcctccGGACACCCGCCGTCGCAAGACACCCCAGGGTCCAGGACGGAAGCCTCGAAGGCGTCCTGGTGCCACCCCCACTGGAGAGACCCCCACCattgaggagggagaggaagatgaggATGAGGCCGGTGAAGCCGAGGGTGCCCGGGCACTCACTCAGCCGTCTCCTGCCTCCACACCCTCTTCTGTGCAG ttctttcttcAGGAGGATGAAGTCACCGACAGGAAGGCAGAAAGGACCAGTCCCTCTCCCCCTCCGCCACTGCCCCACCAGGAAGCAGCTCCCCGGGCCACCAAAGCAGCCCCAACTGG AACCACAGTGGAGCAGGCAGCAGCAGTGGCCTGCGGTGCAGCGGGAGGTGATGATGGTGGCGCCTCTGGGCGCCCCCTGAACAAAGCACAGCCTGGGCACCGCAGCTACAACCTTCAGGAGAGGAGGCGCATCGGGAGCATGACGGGAGCGGAGCAGGCCCTGCTGCCCCGTGTGCCTACGGACGAGAGCGAGGCCCAGACGCTGGCCACGGCGGACCTGGACCTCATGAAGA gtcACCGGTTTGAGGATGTCCCTGGGGTCCGGCGGCACTTGGTACGGAAGAATGCCAAATCAGGGCAGAGCGGCCGGGAGGGACGCGAGCCTGGCCCCACGCCTCGGGCCCGGCCCCGGGTCCCCCACAAGCCCCACGAG GTGTTTGTGGAGCTAAACGAGCTCCTGCTGGACAAGAACCAGGAGCCTCAGTGGCGAGAGACAGCGCGCTGGATCAAgtttgaagaggatgtggaggaggAGACCGAGCGCTGGGGGAAGCCCCACGTGGCCTCCCTGTCTTTCCGCAGCCTCCTGGAGCTCCGCCGGACCCTGGCCCACG GGGCTGTGCTCTTGGACCTGGACCAGCAGACCCTGCCCGGGGTGGCCCACCAGGTGGTGGAGCAGATGGTCATCTCTGACCAGATCAAGGCCGAGGACAGGGCCAACGTGCTGCGGGCCCTGCTGCTGAAACACAG ccACCCGAGTGACGAGAAGGAATTCTCCTTCCCCCGAAATATCTCTGCCGGCTCCCTGGGCTCCCTGCTGGGGCATCACCATGGCCAGGGGGCCGAGAGTGACCCCCACGTCACCGAGCCGCTCATCGGTGGTGTTCCGGAAACCAGACTGGATGTGGAGCGAGAG CGCGAGCTGCCGCCTCCAGCCCCACCAGCAGGCATCACTCGCTCTAAGTCCAAGCATGAGCTGAAGCTGCTGGAGAAGATCCCCGAGAACGCTGAGGCCACAGTGGTCCTTGTGG GCTGCGTGGAGTTCCTCTCCCGGCCCACCATGGCCTTCGTGCGGCTGCGGGAGGCGGTAGAGCTGGACGCGGTGCTGGAGGTACCCGTGCCCGTGCgcttcctcttcctgctgctgGGCCCGAGCAGCGCCAACATGGACTACCATGAGATCGGCCGCTCCATCTCCACCCTCATGTCCGACAAG CAATTCCACGAGGCGGCCTACCTGGCAGACGAGCGGGAGGACCTGCTGACCGCCATCAATGCCTTCCTGGACTGCAGTGTGGTGCTGCCGCCCTCAGAGGTGCAGGGCGAGGAGCTACTACGCTCCGTCGCTCACTTCCAGCGCCAGATGCTCAAGAAGCGGGAGGAACAGGGCCGGCTGCTGCCCCTGGGGTCGGGGCTGGAGCCCAAGTCGGCCCAAGATAAGG CGCTCCTGCAGATGGTAGAGGCGACGGACACGGTGGAAGACGATCCCCTCCGGCGGACAGGCCGGCCCTTCGGGGGGCTGATCCGTGACGTGCGGCGCCGCTACCCCCACTACCTGAGCGACTTCCGGGATGCGCTCAACCCCCAGTGCCTGGCTGCGGTCATCTTCATCTACTTTGCAGCCCTGTCGCCTGCCATCACCTTTGGGGGGCTGCTGG gagagaagacagagaaccTGATCGGGGTGTCGGAGCTGATCGTGTCCACGGCGCTCCAGGGCGTTCTCTTCTGCCTGCTGGGCGCCCAGCCACTGCTGGTGATCGGCTTCTCCGGGCCCCTGCTGGTGTTCGAGGAGGCCTTCTTCTCG TTCTGCCACTACAACGGGCTGGAGTACCTGGTGGGCCGTGTGTGGATCGGCTTCTGGCTGGTGCTTCTGGCCCTGCTCATGGTGGCCCTGGAGGGGAGCTTCCTGGTGCGTTTTGTTTCCCGTTTCACCCAGGAGATCTTTGCCTTCCTCATCTCCCTCATCTTCATCTACGAGACCTTCTACAAGTTAGTTAAG ATTTTCCAGGAACATCCCCTCCACGGCTGTTCTGTCGCCAACAGCTCCGAGCCAGTCCGTGAAGAGGCGGATGGTGGCGAGAATACCACATGGGCTGGGGCAAGGGCCACGCTGGGGCCAGGGAACGTGAGCCTGGCCGGGCCCTCTGGGCAGGGAAGGCCCCGGGGCCAGCCCAACACGGCCCTGCTGTCGCTGGTGCTCATGGCCGGCACCTTCTTCATCGCCTTCTTCCTGCGCAAATTCAAGAACAGCCGGTTCTTCCCTGGCCGG GTGCGGCGGGTGATTGGGGACTTTGGGGTGCCAATTGCAATCCTTGTCATGGTGCTTGTGGATTACAGTATCGAGGACACCTACACCCAG AAACTGAACGTGCCCAGTGGATTCTCGGTGACGGCCCCTGACAAGCGGGGCTGGGTCATCAACCCGCTGGGTGAGAAAAGCTCCTTCCCTGTGTGGATGATGGTGGCCAGCCTGCTGCCGGCCCTCCTGGTCTTCATCCTCATCTTTATGGAGACTCAGATCACCAC GCTGATCATCTCCAAGAAGGAGCGCATGCTACAGAAGGGCTCGGGCTTCCACCTGGACCTGCTGCTCATTGTGGCCATGGGTGGCATCTGTGCCCTCTTtggcctgccctggctggccgCCGCCACCGTCCGATCCGTCACACACGCCAATGCGCTCACCGTCATGAGCAAGGCTGTGGCACCCGGGGACAAGCCCAAGATTCAGGAAGTCAAGGAGCAGCGGGTGACAGGGCTGCTGGTTGCCTTGCTTGTGG gcctcTCCATTGTTATCGGAGATCTGCTCCGGCAGATACCCCTGGCTGTGCTCTTCGGCATTTTCCTGTACATGGGAGTCACCTCCCTGAACGGGATCCAGTTCTACGAGCGGCTGCACCTGCTGCTCATGCCTCCCAAACACCACCCGGATGTCACCTATGTCAAGAAG GTCCGGACCCTGAGGATGCACCTGTTCACAGCCCTGCAGCTGCTCTGCCTAGCCCTGCTCTGGGCTGTCATGTCCACAGCCGCCTCCCTGGCCTTCCCCTTCATCCTCATCCTCACAGTGCCACTGCGCATGGTAGTGCTCACCCGCATCTTCACCGAGCGAGAGATGAAATGC CTGGACGCCAACGAGGCGGAGCCCGTGTTCGACGAGCGGGAGGGCGTGGATGAGTACAATGAGATGCCCATGCCTGTGTAG